From the genome of Desulfobacterales bacterium:
GTTTTGGTTTCATGCCCTTCTCCTTTTTTATAAAAACCCTTTTCACATTCATAAACACTGTTTACCATAAAATAAAAAAATGTCAACAATATTTTAAAAAAATTAGATTCTATCGATATTTGAGCATGATTAGAGCTAAAAGTTGAATTAATGTGTAGAAGATAATTCTGGAAGTTAAAAAAAGATTAAGTAGGACATAGTCATTCTGTCCTTATTAATTAGTAATTTCAATTCAGGAAAACACCTTAGCGAATTATTTGTAAAATAAAAAAAGTGTAGATGTTATATTTACTAACTCCATATAACATCTACACTCTAAATTTTTAATTTTATATCAGACTACCAAGATCTACGTCGAGGTCCGCCAGCGCCACCGCCACCACCACCACCGGAATTGCTTCTTCTTCTTCTGTCATCACCTCCGCGATCATTGGAACGAGGACGAGCTTCATTAACATTTATTGATCTGCCTTTAACATCTTTACCATTCAATTCTGTAATAGCTGACTGTGCTGCAGTTTTAGATGGCATTTCTACAAATCCAAACCCTCTTGACTGGCCATTGAACTTATCTCTTATTACATTTGCGGATGTAACTTCACCATATTTTAAAAAAAGCTCCTTTAAATCTTCATCCGTAACATCTCGTGACAAATTTCCTACAAAAATATTCATTTTTATTAATTTCCTTAATTAAATTATGTAAAACTTTCTCGGTTATTAACCGGTCCTTAATATACTCCTCAGCTTTCGGAGAATATAAAAAAAAACGCCTTATCAAGCATTTGCCTTGTCACGTTATTTTTTTCCACGATAGCCGAATTTTATCCTAAACTATTAGGAGCTTACTACTTTGTAAAGTATTCAATCTTTATTCCTATTCTCCTCCTTTCACCAGCCTAAAGCCGCAAACTAATGGCCACAAAGCCGTCAACTTTTTTTTAAAATCCAAAATGAACACTAAAGATAACAAATAATGCTATTTTTAATTAATACACCCTA
Proteins encoded in this window:
- a CDS encoding RNA-binding protein, producing MNIFVGNLSRDVTDEDLKELFLKYGEVTSANVIRDKFNGQSRGFGFVEMPSKTAAQSAITELNGKDVKGRSINVNEARPRSNDRGGDDRRRRSNSGGGGGGGAGGPRRRSW